Within the Canis lupus familiaris isolate Mischka breed German Shepherd chromosome 26, alternate assembly UU_Cfam_GSD_1.0, whole genome shotgun sequence genome, the region TCTTCTAACAGAGGTTATCTGTACAACAGGTATCCTCACTCATCACAGGAGCCGCCTCAGTTCTCGCTACTCACAGAAGCAGCATTACCCCTGTACCACATGGCGACACCAACTGGAGAGAGTGGACTCGGGGCCTTCTAACACTGCAGTGGCACGTGCACCTGAAATGATCCTACAGCATTCCCTTTGGCGACCAGTGAGAAACAGAGAAGGGTCTGTTTCTTATTGTTTAAAGGAGGAAAATAGACCCCAATTTTATTTGAAGGACAGCTAAGTGAGATTACAAGTCATTCCCTGATATGTTCATTTTGTTAAATTCAGAATGGACTAGACCAAAAGCCACCAAAGGATTGTATGGTGTCTTTACTGATCTGACTGGACTGGGTTATGCCACTCCTTTTAGGATGTATTTTGTGGAACtgtaaaaatttctttaatcagCTAGTGATAGGCAAGACTGCCCTTTTCAGTAATTCCcacttaaattcaaaataatacaCTTCCAAAAGGAGCATATGGTTGCTTCTACACAGGGGAATACtataaacaaaaaggaattaagaaaaaaaagaagcctgattATTCAACCTGCACTATAACACTATAACCCTGTTTCAGGGTTAGTAAGTCATGGGAGAGTGAGAGGGTCTTTTTGGTGATACTGAgcttaataaaaagaatttatatggTCCTCCACATGCATTAGACAGCTGTTGATTTTGCTGGTTCCAATTAAGATGCTCCTCTTTCTTACAGTTTAAAAACTGGATATGTATCTAAAACAAGATGTAAATCACTGAAGATTTTTAGAAAACCAAGCAGACTGTTCATGCAATCAGGtaaatgtggaatttttaaagtatgcatttTGAAAGATCTgcttaaaaaaacccaatataGTTTCATTTCTATTACAGAAgactttaaaaaacttaatgtGATTTGCTTTTAATTCTCCAAATAAAATGACTATGAAATAGTTTCTGCTTTCACTTAAAAGAACATACTGCTCAGGGGAATAAGATTCAAGGTACTTGTAAACAAAGGCATTTATAATATCAAAGTCAAAGACTTAACAGAGTGAATTTGTTAGAATCCAGAGCCACAAACATGACTTTTTCAAGCCATAGCACTTTCATGATAGTGCCTTTTTTGGATGGACAACATATTTTGTATGGTGGCATAGTTTATGAAGGTCTCTATCACCTGTATAATTTTAATGTTCAACAAACCAGTGGAGACAAGCCAACCAAGTGAGATTATCAAAATTTTGTGGAGCAACTCAGACAAATCCAGTTGGTAAGGATCAGCAAAAGGTTCCTACCACAAGTGCAGAATACCACATGAAAAAGGCAAAAGGGGAAGACAGAAAGCTCAGAAGTATTCCTCAGAATTGATAAAAGTGAAAAGGATTAAGTGGAAGTTAAACAATTTCCTGGGAAAGTTGTTCCTACAGTAAGTAGGAAAGTAGGTAGGAAGTAAGGAATTTAGGCCTTCTGAACTCCCATCCCACTGATGTGTGACAGTccaagaaatgagagaaatggcAGAAGAAAAAGTAAGTCTGGGTCCAAAAATAATAGCTGGAGGAAACCCAGGTAGGGAGAAAGTCCCTGTGGTCCCTGAGAGGAGAAAGATGAGTAGGAACTTAATGCTTAGTGAGAGCATGCTGAAGCTGTAACTTTTCAGTAACCAAAAGATTTTGACAAGTGAAGACAAAATAGGACTTAGTAACAGAATTTGCTGTACAATAACTTGGCTTGAATACAATACTTACTGGgtatcctattttaaaaaagagatttgggggaagggggggaagcaGTTAAGTTTTGAAAATTGCAGGCCATTTGTTTTTGTGAAAGGCTTATTACTAAGGAAGGTCAATTTGTAGTTTGTTCTTATATACAAATCTCAATTTTCAGGACGAAATACAGCTTTATTTCCAAAACAGACATtataaactcttttttctttcagtttctacaAATGATTCTGAATCATacatgaatgaagaaaaaaaggaagaagatttaCTAAATAAATGTATGCAGTCAATGTCAATTGAAGAACAAGGAGAACATCTGATGTGACCTGACAGTCTTGTGAATTGATGAGGTGCCAAAGGGGGGAAGGGGTTGTGAATTGTGTCCTCTCTTTTTAGGATAGTATTGTTATTCACCATGAAGTCATTAAGTAATTTTAGTTTGTTCAGAAACGTTTGCAACAGTGTAAttggtttgatgtagttccaTGTACTAACGATATTtgtgtaataaaagttatgtgtaATATATGCTTGTATTTCTAGCTAGgcacaattaaaaattttcttgtcacttaaaatggaattatttttctttaaatctgtcAAATTGTGTAATTCTTTTTCTGCTTACAGTAAGtcctaaaacaaaaacatgagaatcccatcaagtattttttttttttttaagattttatttatttattcatgagagacagagagagagaaagaggcagagacacaggcagagggagaagcaggctccatgcagggagcccgatgcgggactcgatccggggtccccaggatcacaccctgggctgaaggcggtgctaacccactgagccacccaggcatccccccctcAAGTATTTTCTTGATTGGGCTAAGGAAAGCTCCGAAATAGCCTGATACAGAATAACATTTGATAGAGACTTGCAAAAAAGGTGCTTAATATTTTCTGCTTGAATacaacttaaaaatggaaatatcagtTTGCCCTATTTTATGAAAATTGTCAAAACACTTGGATTCTCAAACTAGAATAAGTTGGGAGTAATTGTAGTGAGATTCTTTACATTATACATTCACTCCAGTGTGCTTCCTTTCTAAACgttggtttaagaaaaaaaatatatatatagggatcccagggtggcgcagcggtttggcgcctgcctttggcccagggcgtgcgatcctggagatccgggatcgaatcccacgtcaggctcctggtgcatggatcctgcttctccctctgcctgtgtctctccctctctctctctctctgtgactatcataaataaataaataaataaataaataaataaataaataaatacacacacacacacacacacacacagttaaaaCTTGAAATATAGGAATAGGGCAATTTAAAGCAACAGTTTGAGGAATTATTGCTAATATATCAATGTAGTAAATTCTTTAGAAAATCAAATGTTCTGAGCCCAACATTATGACTCAGAACACTCTAAGAACTGAGAAAGCCCCAAAAGGTCATCCCATCTACCTCATCACTTTAATGCTTAGGTGCAGTTTCATACGGCCgctcatttttatgatttttaaaaattaaaacagtttatcaaaaaagtataaatgaaagtTAACTGTTTATTACTGAAGAGAAAAACGTATACAAGTCTAAATTCTTTTTCCTCATGCACTACTTTCATAGTAAAGTTCCAAATACCAACTTTGAAGATATTTACAAGGATAAATTTTTCTGAACATTATGACCATTTACTGTGTGAtgacatttttttcatagaaatcatATATGGAAATGGAATATATTCTTATAGTTTACAAGAAGCTTAGAACATTGTATTAACAGAAGATGATATTTTActgcaaaatattataaaagtgatACAATTTTGTGgtacataaatgtttaattaCTTGATTTGAAcatgggaatgaaaaaaaaaaacagcaagacaGGCctggcttttaagattttttgtattCAATTCGTTCTACTTTCACATCATCTCCAATTAGTTGATACACATAAGTGACAACTGTAGAAGCCTGGATGTCCATCAGCACAAATGAAGGAATAATGTTTCTggaagagaatataaataatgtCAGTGTTTTATACTAAAAAGCACCAGcacaaaaaatttcaatttacaaCAATTTGGATTTGAAGAGAATTCTACTTGTTACATATTGAAAAGAGTAAACACCAAAAGAAGATTGCTCAAAAGGCTATAATTAATTGAAACAGTTGCACTTCTCCTTTATGAAATGTCACACATGCAATTACTAGCTTTAATAAATCCCCAAATCACTACTCACGTTTCCAAGGCATTATATGCTCCAGTGGCAGAACCTGGGTTaatgtagaatttattttcatgctcAAATGCttcaaatttgtgtgtgtgtcccgAGATAAGAATGTCCACATCGAACTGCCTCTGCAACAGGGCTAAGCTGGCCATGTCTCCCCATGGAATAACTTGATGCCCATGGATCAAACCAATTTTGAACTGCCCAACAGTTACAACTTTCTGTTCTGGATAATTCAGAttctaaaataagaaacagatattaaaaaaaattttttttagagatactGATGTTGAAAAACATTAATATTCAATCCCATATGAATATTTTGATACAGTGCTTCACAACcaacacatttattaaatacttgaTCTCAGTTTCTAAAGCTACAAATATGGTCAAAACAACTTACTTAAGGTAAACTGGAATTTATCATGTAATCCctgccttgtgtttttttttttttttttttttttccctcttttacagAATATGGGTTCTCGGGGGCATGCTGTAGAAAATAATTCCCCAAAATTTGTGAGTTTCCTCTACCTAAGAATCCTAAGCATATGACCTATAAGGTGTGTTTAAATTATATCCCAGGCTTTAATCATTATGGAATAGCttcaaataataatgatagtCAACATTCATATGGTACTTAGTAGGAAGCAGGCACTCTTCTAAGGGCTTTATAAATATCaacctatttaaatatttacaaacaatCCTAAGAGGTAGCTTCTATTATGACcaccattttatggatgaggaaactgaagcacagagaggttaaaataacttgcccaaggtcacacgttAGTAAGTGGAAGAGCCAAGACCCAAACCCTGGTAGTATGGCTGCCAGGTCTGTGAATTTAGCAAATTATAAGAAAAAGCTTTAATTCTTGCTACTGAAATTGTCTTTAGCATAATACAAACAGAaccccaaatatatttttaacaaagcaAACCTATATTCTAATTATTGACAAGAAGTCGGCCCCTTTCCCTTCTCATCTCCCTGTCTTTTGCCCCCAGGTGAAAGGTTATCTGAACTCTTTCTTaaaatccactaaaaaaaaaaaaaaaaagagacattatgTTCATTCGGTTTGGTATAAAGGAACCCCAGTAAACAGCACCAATGAAGTTAAATGATTTATGGAAAAGCTTATATTCCCAAAAATACGAAGGAAATTTTGTaagtacaaaatttttaaaatacaatgttaGTATGAGTTGGGGTCTTAAAAATGATCTATTCCAATCATATTTAtgtatgaggaaactgaggccagaaagaATATAATTTGCCTAAAATCTTGTTATTAACTAATGGGCAAAGCTGGAATCCCAGAACTTCTAACTTTTTACTTTAAAGTCAGGTTGAGTTATAATTCATATGCAGTAAAATTACTCTTTTTAGTGTACAATTTAaggggttttgacaaatgcatacagtTATGTAAGCTCTGCCACAATCAAGACCCAGAACAGTTGGATCATCTCCTCAAAAGTTCCTCATGCCCCTTTATAGTTTAACCATGGAGTTAGGGAGCCACAGCAGGGTTTTCAGCATAGTGGTGATGTGATCTTCACCTAAAAAGGATCACACTGGTTGCTGCTTGGAGAACAAActatggagggaggaagggtcgAATGAGGAAGTTGAGATACAGGAAAATGATATGGTAGCTTGGAACAGGGTAGCAGAGGTGGTGGTgagaagtttttaataaaaattttataaactaaatAACAATACTACAAAACATAGTGACAAAATCactatttaaatatgtttaataatgtatttaacaTGTTTTCTGAGTAGTGTAACACTGGTGGTTTTCAAAGAGTAAGGGACAATTAGGTGTAGTAAATTTGTATTTGGGAAGTTAACAACAACATAAAGACCATGACAATTGAGAAACTCAGGTGTAAAGGATAAAGCTTCTATATGTaagaaccaagaaaagaaaatatttgcgaatggaaagaaaaatacatcacCTCATCGAAGTCTCCTCTCACAATATGAACATCACCGGCCAGAGTCTTGAGATAGTCATAACTCTCTTTGGTGCAAAGGTTTCCAGTACAGAGAATGTGCTGAATCTTTCCTGGCACCAGCAGTTTTTTGAATTTAGCCGGCAAACTGTTGCACCGGTGTGGGATGTGCAGATCTCCTAATACCAACACCAACTTTAAAGTGTCAAGGTGAGACAAGGTGTAATGTCAAACATGATGCCAAAACAAGATGTTTTCCTCTCTTAAATCCTCTTTTAAATTAAGCAAGGATTCCAGAACCCAAAAGAGCAGAAGTTATCCATACAGTTCTTATCATGACCATTTAAACAAAGACACATATGGTAACATACTCTTTTCTAATCAACCTTATTTTAGTCATAAACAGTGTGCATACACAATACAGGTCATCATTctatttaccaagaaaaaaattgggcTTTCTAAGCAATTCACTTAGAGACCTATAAATgatgctgaatttaaaaaattgcaaaatgaAGAATATAGTGCTGGGTCTTATGGAATTTGGCATTTTTGAGTAATATGGTAATTCATTTTTCTGCAACCTAACGTAAAACATAATGCACTGATTCCAATGTTCCAAGGAACATTAATAAAGAGAACTGTTAAAAAtgcagtgataaagaaaaaaacttaattcTGTAATTTATGTTTACTAGACTGACAACTATTTGAAGGAAAAGTAGCCAAAATTTACAATATTTGTTACTAAATACTATTAGCTATATAATATAAAGGTATAAAAAACAGCCTATGTTTCACGGAGTTTTAATAGGACAACACGTGCTTTTGAATGATGATCTctgttctctcctccttccttatTATAAATCCTGTCGTACTTTTATTGTGTAGACTAAATGGCCTGTGTACCCTCAGTTTGGTTTCTAAACTTAAGATAACATTTTTACAATCTTTCATGTGCAttagcacaatttaaaaaaaagagagagagagacatcagctaaataaatgatgaatttaGCAGGAGGTGGTTTAGAGTTGCAATATAGTCTcagatgataaaaattaattttgcacttaagtataacaataaaaaacctcaattctgtaaaatttttaattttgcaatttCAAGAACATATAAACATTACTCAATTCAATCTTTTTGTGGAATATTGTCAAAaggtcattttaaatatttgtcgtCCAAAGGACAATAATTAATTTCATGTTGATTCATATAAGCACCTTCATTCTGTAACAGGATGTTTTTCCACACAGACATCCCACTTATAAACATACATGCCCTTTAACTGCTTTTAAAGAAGGcatggggatgtctgggtggctcagcagttgagcgactgcctttgactcagggcgtaatccaggagtcctgggattgagtcccacagggggctccctgcgttgagcctgcttctccccctgtctatgtctctgcctctctctctgcctctcatgaataaataaataaaatctttaaaaaataaaacttctatttaaaaagacaaggCATGACTGTTCCTTAATATTATccaagaaaacattaaatatctaaaataatataaaaacagaaaatagggatccccgggtggcgcagcagtttggcgcctgcctttggcccggggcgcgatcctggagacccgggatcgaatcccacgtcaggctcccggtgcatggagcctgcttctccctctgcctgtgtctctgcctctttctctgtgtgtatgactatcataaataaataaaaataataaaaaaaaacagaaaatagttttGCCACCATAGACTTCATGTAAACTGAAattaaccaaaaacaaaatatgtaaaactaaaattattgCTAAAACAAACTTGATTCATCTTGCAACAAATATCAACATGATTACAAAGGAAAGGAACTGTTACCAGGACACAGAGTAACTTAAGTAACACAAGATTACAAAATTAGcacactttaaaagaaattgttaaataagtttcttctttttaaagagtagTTTCAGCTGGTATTTGTTCAATGAACTGTTTCAATCCAGATCTTAGTGGATAAAACATCTTACTGTAAGACTAAAAACCACTATGAAGTTTCCACCCTCATTGGTAATCAATGCAAAAGTACCTGGAGAGAGAACAATCTTCATCTTTAGAGGGGGATCCCTTCAGATATGGATTGAAGCACAGAGTTAATGTGGGAAGCTGGCATttgagaaaaaaggtaaaaaataaattgctatattaaaaaaacaaaaccctcaggCTCATAGAGGGTATATGTCTATTGCAGGATAAAAATCTTTGGGACTGATAATGAATGAGCTGTTTGATCTCAATGTGCTAAAAAGAATATTAGTACAACAATGATACTTCATAATGATTGATGACCTAAATTCTATCATGTATTATGGATTATACCCAAGTATACCCAGAGTattagtagtttaaaaatataactatatgaATGaccaaacaaaaattatttcaaactacTAAAGATTCTAAGACTCTTGTTTGATGTAGGTGACTAAGTTTGGGGAAATAGTGTCACATAACATATGTCATACTTTGAGGAATGTCCTTGCCCAAATTCCACACTTTTGACAATTCAGATTAGATAAAGTTTATAGTCTTTTGAGACAGCAAAAGATCCTGGAAATGGCAATCTTgttaaattcaaataaagaaCCAACCCAATCAAAGCATAGGAATCTGGCTACTTCCTATTTGACTGTAAAAGGGTGAAAATCCCAGTAATCAGCCAGCCACCCGACCACCGTTGTTAGTAGGAGCTAAGAGAAGAAACTTACTCTGTGCCCAGCCTTAGTGGAATGAAGAAGTTGATTGCAGACAGGGGAATGAAAAAAAAGGGTGAAACATGACCAATGTTAcaagaaagcaatgaaaagaaacaaaccaaaaacagagcAACAAAAAAAACTCATACCAAATGAATATGCAAACAATTGTTAATGATTTCTGAGtgttatgaaagaaaatgttaaaaactggCTTTGCTCAAAGCAATACCAAAAGAACCATTTGCTGTGTTTttgaacatctctctctctctcacacacacccaGTAATAAAAAATTTGCCCTGTCAGTTTTTCTTCTAATCTTATTCTCTATATTGACTCCCATCTCTTTTAGTTTCCTGTTCTGTTAAGAATTTTATAAGACAATTTGGAAAATTCATCAGTAACAATGTAAACGAAAGCTAACATTTTGTGGATTCTTAAGGACTAATTATTCCTCAAGTACACGGATTTTAATTCTCTTATGCTCAAAATTCTACGAGCTGGAAAATTTATGCCGCAGCTAGACCATTATTTTGTACAGAAGGTCTAATACAGCACTCTGAATACATTATCAATTGATGAAGTCACCAActaaagatgataaaaaaaacaaacacattccTCCAGCTGCAATTGGACCTTCTCCACACCTGAATTTGCTACCCATAGACTCTGGATACTACTGAGTGTTGAACATTACCAGTCTACTTTGCCAAGTGAGAGgtttttaatcataaaagaaTCAGCTAACGCTAAATTTTACCCAGTTCTATCTCAGGTGACAATTATGTTCCAGTAAAAAAGTGTTCATCTCTTACAAACTTTAGAAACATGAGTATGGAATCATATGTCATCTTCTCTCAGGAATAACTGTCTCAAAATTATTGTAAACCGGATCACTTTCAACGGGAGTCCgtttagaagcaaaaataaaaaacgaGATTAAAGTCTTTCCCATATACAAAGACACTAAAGAAGCATATACCATAAATCTTTGGCTGTCACATCTATAAGCCACTTCAAAGGCTACACTTGCCACAGAATCCTGATAATCTCAAAAATGTAACGGATACCCATTATAGAAGTCCCTCATCAACATAAATAGCAAGACAATCGTAGCTCCTTTTGGACACGCTCTTAACTTTTTAGGGGGAGAAGGGCACCTTTGAAAATCTGATTACAGCTACAAGCCACCTCCAGTAGCAGCTCCTGAGTTTTTACACAGAACGGTCTTAGGGGCAGAAAAACCTACAGTAGGTCAAGTGGGTGGGGGGCTAGCCTTGAAGCTGGCTGGACAATCTGAGGAACGACTGAGTAAATCTCCCTAAAGTACTCCTTGGCGCCAAAACTGGCTCCTTACCTGGAAAAACGTACATATTCACAAAATTTTCCAATTTCAAAGAGCTCATAAACCGTTAAGGAAACAACAGTTCCAGCCATTCTAAGAGCCAAATCCAGTCCCCCGAGGACTCACTACCACATTTCAATGGCAGCTGCACTTTATCTCAGGGGCGAGGGGGGCAGTTTGTACCCCTTTTCTCCAGATGCAAACGAAAGAGGATAGGGGATTCTGCTCGTTACTTCCCGTTCTGCATCCAAGCAGCCCAGCTTTCAACACATGACGGTGGCAATCGGTATACCCCAACCAGCGGGAGGTGCCTTTTAAGGAAAAGGAGTAAGGAAGCGTCTGGAAACCGAGGGGACCATGCCCCTTTCTCGCAGACGCTGGAGGCCCAGGCCCAAAGGTCCTTCCCGGCTCGGGCGTGCGGGTCTCGTGACAGGACGAGCCGCAGAGGGGGGCGGGCCCTTCCCCCCTCGGACGTCCCTTGGACCCTGGGCGGGGGTGCGAGGCCAGAGCCAGCCGCACCCAGAGGTAGCTGCTCGtatcctcccctgccctccccctgggcCTTCTCCCCGCCACGGTCCCCGGGATGGCCCCCGCCGTCGCCCAGAGACTCCCAGCTGCTCCCAACGACGCAGCCCCGCGGCCGACAGCTAGGCCTCGGTCGCCGCATCTGCCATCCTCACCATCCTGTCACTGGGCTCCGCTCAGtcaccgccaccgccgccgccgccttctTCCTCGGGCTCCTGGGCGACCCGCCCACTTCGTTCTCAGCCAATGACAGGCGACGTCGGCAGGAGACGGCCTACGGGGGCCCGCAGAGGTCCTTCCCCGCCGTCACCTATAGCTGCTCTTTGGGAAAGCGTGGAGTGAGGGCGGGAGGAGTTAGATCTCGAAAGTTCGAAAAGTGCGGGCGACATCCGGGCCCCTGGGGCTGTCGAGCTGAGGCGCGCCTTGGAGCCCTGCTTGTTAGGGCTTGCAGCCATGCTGAAGTGCGAGCTGAGCGGCAGTCAGGTGAAAGGTGGAGCGACCTTTCTTGCCTTCCTATGTAGAAAAgggaagcaaagaagaaagaaaagaaagaaagcctaagATTCATGGAGGCCATTTCCCCTTTGCCCTTCATGCGCAAGTGCTGGCGACACCCACCCAAGCTCCTAGTAGCTTCTGAGGGAAGAGAGCCTGTCTGCTTTTATTTGTGCTTAGTATTTACTGTCTTCAGTGTCCGTGAAATGAAATTGCACCATCGGAGCGGAGATTGGGAATGCGGGCCTCAAACTCCGAACGATTTAGGACTGCGTGAGGAGGAGTTGGGGGGGAAATGATGCTTAGACAGTTGAAGTATTTAGGGCCAGGTTGATTTAATCAACCTGGTTTTTATTCCAGATTCTTCCGTTTTTCCACGTCTGACTTGGGACAAGCCACCGAATCGCTGTGGGggctcagttccctcatctgaaAAAATGAGAATTAGTAACAGCATTTTTGTTGCAGGGCTTGTTGTAGGAATGAATCAGATGCGGAGAGAGCTCAATTGTAGATGGGAATGTATAAGTGGTACTCTGTGTAAGTTACTCCAGAAAGTCTCTATTTAGGAAAACTGGTTTCCTGCAGATTGTAAGCTGGTCCTAGAATGGCGTCTTGTGTGGTGGTTACCTtaccccccttcccccaccccggATGGGGCCATCCACAGAACGGTAGTGAGGAACAGGGAGGGGAAGCACGGGCTCCCGGCTGTTACAGGCTCTCCAAGTTCTAGAAGTTCTCTCACAGGGTGTAGTTCAGTTCTCAATAAGCAGTTATTTTTATGATTGCTTTTGCCTACCCCCCTGGACTGTATGTAGTGCACTGTGAGGGCAGAAGCTATTGCTCTTCAGTTCATTGCTCTACTCCCCTTGCATTGGGTTGTACTCAGAACATAGGCGGTGCTCAAAAACCATTCGCTGGGTGATTGAGAGGTCTGCCTGAGGCAGCTCCTGGAAAAAGTGCTGAATGAAAAAGTGTTGAAtgtgaagtggaaaaaaaagaggagaaatgcctctttttttttttctccccatgatCATCCCGTCTCAGTTTCAGGCTGGCACCCCCAAATTTGCACACTTCTGATCCTTAAGCATTGTAATCAGATTTTATGTCTGGAATATTTTCTCCGTTTTCTATTGTTCTGTGGATCGatatggtctttttcttttcttttcttctcttttcttttcttcttttttctctcagagagcacaagtgggggagggagagagaaagaagcagagttAGTGCTGAGTATGGACCCgaccacagggcttgatcccatgactctgagatcatgacctgagtggaaatcaagagtcagatgtttaactgactgagccacccaggcaccctatgtGGCCATCCATTTTTATTGCAGCATAGTATCTTATATTTGCCACATTTTGTAGTTATTCGTAATTCCTGAGAATATTAACAGTGTCATACCAGTTTAGACAAATAGGGAAGGGAAGCAAAGCCTTCCCAATCACCCAGCCTAGCCTCTTTCTTACAGGGAATCTGAGTGTGTTTAGTGAGCAGATTTAGCATCTTGGATGCTACCCTCAAATATCAGAGATGTATCTCGAATGCTTCTAACTTCTCTCTTATAACTTATTTTGACCT harbors:
- the FAM216A gene encoding protein FAM216A isoform X2 produces the protein MPGQCPVPDWTACGSSADPTAVAGTEGGGGGSAGHSYYHNSKDGIKDEHKVNTHIARLQELWKTPQIQAIHIPKSMTDASFLKHPDLTTGQKHYLCSIAKIYNANYLRTLMKRQYMYVIQHSSQKPGILTHHRSRLSSRYSQKQHYPCTTWRHQLERVDSGPSNTAVARAPEMILQHSLWRPVRNREGLKTGYVSKTRCKSLKIFRKPSRLFMQSVSTNDSESYMNEEKKEEDLLNKCMQSMSIEEQGEHLM
- the VPS29 gene encoding vacuolar protein sorting-associated protein 29 isoform 2 (isoform 2 is encoded by transcript variant 2), which produces MLVLVLGDLHIPHRCNSLPAKFKKLLVPGKIQHILCTGNLCTKESYDYLKTLAGDVHIVRGDFDENLNYPEQKVVTVGQFKIGLIHGHQVIPWGDMASLALLQRQFDVDILISGHTHKFEAFEHENKFYINPGSATGAYNALETNIIPSFVLMDIQASTVVTYVYQLIGDDVKVERIEYKKS
- the VPS29 gene encoding vacuolar protein sorting-associated protein 29 isoform 1 (isoform 1 is encoded by transcript variant 1) produces the protein MAGHRLVLVLGDLHIPHRCNSLPAKFKKLLVPGKIQHILCTGNLCTKESYDYLKTLAGDVHIVRGDFDENLNYPEQKVVTVGQFKIGLIHGHQVIPWGDMASLALLQRQFDVDILISGHTHKFEAFEHENKFYINPGSATGAYNALETNIIPSFVLMDIQASTVVTYVYQLIGDDVKVERIEYKKS